A genomic region of Nitrosomonas ureae contains the following coding sequences:
- a CDS encoding c-type cytochrome, with the protein MKKVLIGAVAASAFFLVGVAQADADLAKNSGCLNCHNVDTKLVGPSLKDIAAKYADQADASAYLADKIVKGSNGVWGPIPMPPNANVSPENAKVLADFILTLK; encoded by the coding sequence ATGAAAAAAGTATTAATTGGAGCAGTAGCTGCATCTGCCTTTTTCTTAGTCGGTGTTGCACAAGCAGATGCCGATCTGGCAAAAAACAGTGGTTGTTTGAATTGCCACAATGTTGATACTAAGTTAGTGGGCCCAAGCCTGAAAGATATTGCCGCTAAATACGCAGATCAAGCTGATGCGTCTGCCTATCTGGCAGATAAGATTGTAAAAGGGAGCAATGGAGTTTGGGGTCCGATCCCAATGCCACCAAACGCTAACGTTAGCCCGGAAAATGCTAAAGTGTTAGCTGATTTTATCCTGACACTGAAGTAA
- the ilvD gene encoding dihydroxy-acid dehydratase, protein MPDNKRSQAITQGTQHAPSRAMLRAVGFNDEDFNKPIVGVANGYSTITPCNKGLNELSLKAESALRQAGAMPQMFGTITVSDGISMGTEGMKYSLVSREVIADSIETCVQAESMDGVIAIGGCDKNMPGAMIAIARINVPAIFVYGGTIKPGHYKNQDLTIVSVFEAVGQHSAKKIDDQELLQIERNACPGAGSCGGMFTANTMSSAFEAMGMSLPYSSTMSAEDDEKLISTGQSAEVLVNAIKRQILPRDIITRKSIENAVAVIMAVGGSTNAILHFLAIAHAAEVEWSIDDFERMRSKVPVLCDLKPSGRYVTADLHRAGGIPQVMKMLLNHELLHGDCLTISGQTIAEVLKAIPDTPRADQNVIRQWDNPMYAQGHLAILKGNLSTEGCVAKISGIKNPKITGPARVFESEETCMAAILARKIQPGDVVVIRYEGPKGGPGMREMLSPTSALIGEGLGDSVGLITDGRFSGGTYGMVVGHVAPEAFVGGTIALVHEGDSITIDAERRLLQLNVPDDVLAQRRASWQSPPPRYVRGVLAKYAKLVSSASAGAITD, encoded by the coding sequence ATGCCAGATAATAAACGTAGTCAGGCTATTACTCAGGGTACTCAACACGCGCCTAGTCGTGCCATGTTGCGTGCAGTCGGTTTTAACGATGAGGATTTTAATAAACCGATTGTCGGAGTTGCTAATGGCTATTCAACGATTACACCGTGTAATAAAGGATTGAACGAGCTATCGTTAAAAGCTGAATCAGCATTGAGGCAAGCAGGTGCCATGCCACAGATGTTCGGCACCATTACGGTGTCGGACGGGATCTCGATGGGTACTGAGGGCATGAAGTATTCTTTGGTTTCGCGAGAAGTTATTGCGGATTCGATTGAAACCTGCGTGCAGGCTGAAAGTATGGATGGTGTGATTGCTATCGGTGGTTGCGATAAAAACATGCCGGGTGCAATGATTGCGATTGCACGCATCAATGTGCCGGCAATCTTTGTTTATGGTGGCACGATTAAGCCGGGGCATTATAAAAATCAGGATCTGACTATTGTCAGCGTATTTGAAGCGGTGGGACAGCACAGTGCAAAGAAGATTGATGATCAGGAATTGCTGCAGATTGAGCGTAATGCCTGCCCGGGTGCAGGTTCTTGCGGTGGCATGTTTACTGCCAATACAATGTCATCCGCGTTTGAAGCGATGGGTATGAGCCTGCCCTATTCTTCCACGATGTCGGCTGAAGACGATGAGAAATTGATCAGCACCGGACAATCCGCCGAGGTATTGGTTAATGCCATCAAAAGGCAAATCCTGCCGCGTGACATCATCACGCGTAAATCGATTGAAAATGCTGTGGCTGTAATTATGGCAGTGGGCGGATCGACTAATGCCATCCTGCATTTTCTGGCGATTGCGCATGCGGCTGAAGTCGAGTGGAGCATTGATGATTTCGAGCGGATGCGCAGTAAAGTGCCGGTACTGTGTGATCTTAAACCCTCTGGACGTTATGTGACCGCTGATTTGCATCGGGCGGGTGGAATCCCGCAGGTGATGAAAATGTTGCTGAATCACGAGCTGTTACATGGGGATTGCCTTACGATCAGTGGACAAACTATTGCGGAAGTTTTGAAAGCAATTCCGGATACACCTCGTGCCGATCAGAATGTGATTCGCCAATGGGACAATCCAATGTATGCGCAAGGACATCTGGCTATTTTGAAAGGTAATTTATCCACTGAAGGGTGCGTGGCGAAAATTTCCGGAATTAAAAATCCGAAGATTACCGGGCCTGCGCGTGTATTTGAATCGGAAGAAACGTGCATGGCGGCAATCCTGGCGCGAAAAATTCAACCCGGTGACGTAGTGGTCATTCGTTACGAAGGTCCCAAAGGCGGCCCGGGTATGCGCGAAATGTTGTCGCCGACTTCCGCTTTGATCGGTGAAGGTTTGGGTGATTCGGTTGGATTGATTACCGATGGGCGTTTTTCCGGTGGAACATACGGCATGGTGGTTGGCCATGTGGCACCGGAAGCTTTCGTCGGTGGAACCATTGCACTCGTGCACGAAGGAGATTCAATTACCATTGATGCCGAACGGCGACTGTTGCAATTGAACGTGCCTGATGATGTGCTTGCGCAACGCCGTGCATCCTGGCAATCGCCGCCGCCGCGTTATGTGCGTGGAGTTTTGGCAAAATATGCAAAACTGGTATCAAGTGCCAGTGCAGGCGCAATAACGGATTGA
- the lgt gene encoding prolipoprotein diacylglyceryl transferase gives MLVYPQIDPVAISLGPLSVHWYGLMYLLGFVAFILLGRYRIKHNPHSTFTYEMLDDALFYGMLGVIVGGRLGHVLFYQFGYYLEHPLHIFAIWEGGMSFHGGFLGVFVAMILLARKYHLPWLAVTDFVIPLIPPGLAAGRIGNFINGELWGRPTDVPWGMVFPYVDELPRHPSQLYQFALEGVVLFIFIWIYSTKPRATGAVTGAFMIGYGVLRSFAEFFREPEDGFMGVLTLGITMGQWLSIPMILAGIAAIIWSRHHTNTVQPRVTSRKHSKNKKHNT, from the coding sequence ATGCTCGTTTACCCGCAAATTGATCCGGTTGCCATCTCGCTAGGGCCACTTTCTGTGCATTGGTATGGATTGATGTATCTACTTGGTTTTGTTGCGTTCATTCTGCTAGGGCGATATCGTATCAAACATAATCCACACAGCACTTTTACTTATGAAATGCTTGATGATGCACTCTTTTACGGCATGCTGGGGGTAATAGTGGGTGGACGACTGGGGCATGTGTTGTTCTATCAGTTTGGTTATTATTTAGAACACCCGTTACATATTTTCGCCATATGGGAAGGTGGCATGTCTTTTCATGGTGGATTTCTGGGTGTCTTTGTTGCGATGATATTGCTCGCTCGCAAATATCATCTGCCATGGCTTGCGGTAACTGACTTTGTCATCCCATTGATTCCACCGGGATTGGCCGCTGGTCGCATTGGCAATTTCATCAATGGCGAATTATGGGGACGGCCTACTGATGTTCCATGGGGTATGGTTTTCCCTTATGTCGACGAACTTCCCCGTCACCCTTCTCAATTGTATCAATTTGCGCTTGAGGGCGTAGTGCTGTTCATTTTTATTTGGATCTACTCAACCAAACCACGCGCCACTGGAGCAGTCACGGGCGCATTTATGATTGGCTACGGTGTTTTACGTTCCTTCGCAGAATTTTTCCGTGAACCAGAAGATGGCTTCATGGGCGTACTGACTTTAGGGATCACAATGGGGCAATGGCTATCAATTCCAATGATTCTGGCAGGAATAGCAGCCATTATTTGGTCACGACACCACACCAACACTGTTCAACCACGTGTTACTTCAAGAAAACATAGCAAAAATAAAAAACATAACACCTAA